Within Bremerella sp. JC817, the genomic segment TCCTTCCGCGGGAACGACGCCAGATTTGCGAGAACCTGGGCGAGCACTGGGGCTTGAATAAAGATCAAGCGGCCGAGCTGCTCGAGGCACCTCTTTCGGAAGAAGAGGAAGCCAAGCTCGATGAACTGAACGATTTCGATTTCGACGACCTGTAAAGAGCGAACTGACTATGGATGCCGAACAACTCGCTCGCTGGCGACTGATCCTGGGTGCTGCCTCGCAAGAGACGCTGGGGAACATGGGTGGTGGCTGCACGCTTTCTTCGACGCAGATGGAAATGGATGCGGCCCTGGCCGAGATCTACGGCGGTGGTGACGAAGAGCTCTCGCAGGAAGAGTGGGCCGAGGGGGACAAGTCGAGTATGCCTTCGAGCATCAAAGGACGCGTCACGCCGAAGGTAGCCAAGTGGCTCGACCAGGTCCGAAACTTCTTTCCGACTGATGTCGTGACGCTAATCCAGCATGATGCGATCGAGCGACGTGGCATGAAAGAGCTGCTCTTCGAGCCAGAGATTTTGTCGAAGGTGGAACCATCGCTTGATCTGGCCAGCACCGTTCTGCAGCTCAAGAACCTGGTGCCCGAGAAAGCCAAGGACGCCGCACGCGAGCTGGTGCGTACCGTCGTGGAAGATATCCGCAAGCGGCTGGAACAACGCTTCGTGCAAGCCGTTCGCGGAGCCTTGAATCGCAACCGCCACTCGCCGTTTCGTAGCCTGCCAAATCTCGACTGGCCGCGGACAATCCGCCAGAACATCAAGAACTACAACCCAACCGTCAAGACGATCATTCCTGAGCAGATCTCGTTCTTCAGTCGCCAGCAGCGGCAAAACGACTGGAACATTATCATCGCGATGGACCAGTCAGGCTCAATGCACTCGTCGCTGATTTTCGGCGGCATCATGGGGGCGATCCTGGCGAGCATGCCTGCGGTGGAAACGCATGTCGTTGCATTCAATCATGAGGAAGTGGTCGACCTGACCGAGCTTTGTCACGATCCGGTTGACCTGCTGTTTGGTGTCCAGCTTAGTGGTGCTGAGGACTATTGGATGGCGACATCCTACTGCGAGCGTTT encodes:
- a CDS encoding VWA domain-containing protein; this translates as MDAEQLARWRLILGAASQETLGNMGGGCTLSSTQMEMDAALAEIYGGGDEELSQEEWAEGDKSSMPSSIKGRVTPKVAKWLDQVRNFFPTDVVTLIQHDAIERRGMKELLFEPEILSKVEPSLDLASTVLQLKNLVPEKAKDAARELVRTVVEDIRKRLEQRFVQAVRGALNRNRHSPFRSLPNLDWPRTIRQNIKNYNPTVKTIIPEQISFFSRQQRQNDWNIIIAMDQSGSMHSSLIFGGIMGAILASMPAVETHVVAFNHEEVVDLTELCHDPVDLLFGVQLSGAEDYWMATSYCERFMHTPDKTLYIVLGDLYDTSPNENRFVRKMEALLEGGLHAIGLLAISDHGKPSFNENLANKLAKLGMPCFACTPNRLPDMLEAVLRHQDLHKFAETAATKE